One segment of Rhodopirellula baltica SH 1 DNA contains the following:
- a CDS encoding Y4yA family PLP-dependent enzyme, with the protein MTELAADSDRVKQLIEFHGSPVNVLSTDPMRSNIKDLQNVASQASVPLQIHFARKANKCAEFVRTGLMESIGFDVASEFEKQQTLDELYRLPQHPFDSPIVCTAAVKPVSLIRSCVLSNIVLVIDNEDELTTLRETLAHLGSTAPKARIAFRLQHCSAKFPDLPSRFGMPANELTLLARSLCDEPRIQVVGIHFHVHRSDEQFSPSFTKALIDDALDVVDRVREIGHAVAWLDIGGGFPVNYLCHQKHWQRFLKEAHTFTESSGRFEANRKLTWNQRPLKDIDPTWQPMNAADWLRAVLTSSLAYEINRRELILKCEPGRALLDGCGLTIAEVLFVKRDQNQNHLIGLMMNSSQCRTTRDDFLVDPIVISASNESAKPTNQTDHAEIEGYFVGGYCTESEYLMQRRFRFPRGISRGDFVLIPNTAAYQMHFAESRAHQMPLAENVFL; encoded by the coding sequence ATGACGGAGTTGGCTGCCGACTCCGACCGCGTCAAACAGCTGATTGAGTTTCACGGCTCGCCGGTCAACGTGTTGTCGACCGATCCCATGCGGTCCAACATCAAAGACCTTCAGAACGTCGCCAGCCAAGCAAGTGTGCCGCTGCAAATTCACTTCGCTCGCAAAGCCAACAAGTGTGCCGAATTCGTCCGCACCGGACTGATGGAATCCATCGGCTTCGATGTCGCCAGCGAATTCGAAAAGCAGCAAACGCTGGATGAACTGTATCGATTGCCGCAACATCCGTTCGATTCCCCTATCGTCTGCACCGCTGCAGTCAAACCGGTCAGCTTGATTCGTTCGTGCGTGTTGAGCAACATCGTTCTCGTCATCGACAACGAAGATGAACTCACAACCTTGCGTGAAACCCTCGCTCACCTGGGATCGACCGCACCGAAAGCAAGAATCGCGTTCCGTCTGCAGCATTGTTCCGCCAAGTTCCCTGACTTGCCATCGCGGTTCGGAATGCCAGCCAACGAATTGACTCTGCTTGCGAGATCACTTTGCGACGAACCTCGCATTCAGGTAGTCGGCATTCACTTTCACGTCCACCGGTCTGACGAGCAATTCTCGCCATCATTCACGAAAGCGTTGATCGACGATGCACTTGATGTCGTCGATCGAGTTCGAGAGATCGGACATGCGGTCGCATGGTTGGACATCGGCGGCGGCTTTCCAGTCAATTATCTCTGCCATCAAAAGCACTGGCAACGTTTTCTCAAAGAAGCCCACACGTTCACGGAATCAAGCGGTCGTTTCGAAGCGAATCGAAAACTGACGTGGAATCAACGTCCTCTGAAAGACATCGATCCGACGTGGCAACCGATGAATGCGGCGGATTGGCTTCGCGCCGTATTGACTTCATCGCTCGCCTACGAAATCAATCGTCGAGAACTGATTCTAAAATGCGAACCTGGCCGAGCACTGCTGGATGGCTGCGGCTTGACGATCGCGGAGGTTTTGTTCGTCAAACGTGACCAAAATCAAAACCATCTGATCGGGCTGATGATGAACAGCTCGCAGTGCCGAACAACTCGCGATGATTTCCTGGTCGATCCCATCGTCATCTCCGCTTCGAATGAATCCGCCAAGCCAACAAACCAGACTGATCATGCGGAGATCGAAGGCTACTTTGTCGGTGGTTACTGCACCGAGTCAGAGTATCTGATGCAGCGACGATTTCGGTTTCCACGCGGTATTTCACGAGGTGATTTTGTGCTGATCCCCAACACCGCCGCCTACCAGATGCATTTCGCTGAAAGCAGGGCACATCAAATGCCGTTGGCCGAAAACGTCTTTCTCTGA